From a region of the Mycobacterium intracellulare ATCC 13950 genome:
- a CDS encoding acyl-CoA dehydrogenase family protein, which produces MNLWTTPEREQLRKTVRSFAEREILPHVDEWERSGELPRELHRSAGAAGLLGAGFPESVGGGGGDGADAVIICEEMHQAGAPGGVFASLFTCGIAVPHMIASGDERLIEEFVRPTLAGEKIGSLAITEPGGGSDVGHLRTSAERDGDHYIVNGAKTYITSGVRADYVVTAVRTGGPGAAGVSLLVVEKGTPGFEVTRKLDKMGWRSSDTAELSYTDVRVPAANLVGAENSGFAQIAQAFVAERIGLAAQAYSSAQRCLDLTVQWCRDRETFGRPLISRQSVQNTLAEMARRIDVARVYSRHVVERQLAGETNLIPQVCFAKNTAVEAGEWVANQAVQLFGGMGYMTESEVERQYRDMRILGIGGGTTEILTALSAKLLGFQS; this is translated from the coding sequence ATGAATCTTTGGACCACACCCGAGCGTGAGCAGCTGCGAAAGACGGTGCGCTCCTTCGCAGAACGCGAGATCCTGCCCCACGTCGACGAGTGGGAACGCAGCGGCGAGCTGCCGCGCGAATTGCACCGCAGCGCCGGGGCCGCCGGGCTGCTGGGCGCGGGCTTCCCCGAATCGGTCGGCGGCGGGGGTGGCGACGGCGCCGACGCGGTGATCATCTGCGAAGAGATGCATCAGGCCGGAGCCCCAGGGGGCGTCTTCGCGTCGCTGTTCACCTGTGGCATCGCGGTGCCGCACATGATCGCCTCCGGCGACGAGCGGCTCATCGAGGAGTTCGTCCGGCCGACGCTGGCGGGCGAGAAGATCGGTTCGCTGGCCATCACCGAACCGGGCGGCGGTTCCGACGTCGGCCACCTGCGGACCTCCGCCGAGCGCGACGGTGATCACTACATCGTCAACGGCGCCAAGACCTACATCACCTCCGGCGTGCGCGCCGACTACGTCGTCACCGCGGTGCGCACCGGAGGCCCTGGCGCGGCGGGGGTTTCGTTGCTGGTGGTCGAAAAGGGCACTCCCGGCTTCGAGGTGACGCGCAAGTTGGACAAGATGGGCTGGCGATCCTCGGACACCGCCGAGTTGTCCTACACCGACGTCCGGGTGCCGGCGGCCAACCTGGTCGGCGCCGAGAACAGCGGGTTCGCCCAGATCGCGCAGGCCTTCGTCGCCGAGCGAATCGGCCTTGCCGCACAAGCGTATTCGAGCGCCCAGCGGTGCCTGGACCTGACCGTGCAATGGTGCCGCGACCGCGAGACGTTCGGCCGCCCGCTGATCTCGCGGCAGTCGGTGCAGAACACGCTGGCCGAGATGGCCCGCCGCATCGACGTGGCCCGCGTCTACTCGCGCCACGTGGTGGAACGCCAGCTCGCCGGGGAGACGAATCTGATCCCGCAGGTGTGTTTCGCCAAAAACACCGCCGTCGAGGCCGGCGAATGGGTGGCAAACCAGGCCGTCCAGCTGTTCGGCGGGATGGGCTATATGACCGAATCCGAGGTCGAGCGCCAATACCGGGACATGAGGATCCTGGGCATCGGCGGCGGCACCACCGAAATCCTGACCGCCCTGTCCGCCAAACTCCTGGGGTTCCAGTCATGA
- the mprA gene encoding two-component system response regulator MprA: MRILVVDDDRAVRESLRRSLSFNGYSVELAHDGVEALELIASDRPDALVLDVMMPRLDGLEVCRQLRSTGDDLPILVLTARDSVSERVAGLDAGADDYLPKPFALEELLARMRALLRRTKPEDEAESVAMKFSDLTLDPVTREVTRGERRISLTRTEFALLEMLIANPRRVLTRSRILEEVWGFDFPTSGNALEVYVGYLRRKTEADGESRLIHTVRGVGYVLRETPP, from the coding sequence GTGCGAATACTGGTCGTCGACGACGATCGCGCCGTGCGCGAGTCGCTGCGTAGGTCGTTGTCCTTCAACGGCTACTCGGTCGAGTTGGCCCATGACGGGGTCGAAGCTCTCGAACTGATCGCCAGCGATCGGCCCGATGCGCTCGTCCTGGATGTGATGATGCCGAGGCTGGATGGCCTCGAGGTGTGCCGACAGCTCCGCAGCACCGGGGATGACCTGCCGATCCTGGTGCTCACGGCGCGCGATTCGGTCTCCGAGCGGGTCGCCGGCCTGGACGCCGGCGCCGACGACTACCTGCCCAAGCCGTTCGCCCTGGAAGAACTGTTGGCCCGGATGCGTGCGCTGCTGCGCCGGACCAAGCCGGAGGACGAGGCCGAATCGGTGGCGATGAAGTTCTCTGATCTCACCCTGGACCCGGTGACCCGCGAGGTCACCCGCGGGGAGCGCCGGATCAGCCTGACGCGCACCGAATTCGCGTTGCTCGAAATGCTGATCGCCAATCCGCGCCGCGTGCTCACCCGCAGCCGCATCCTCGAGGAGGTATGGGGGTTCGACTTCCCCACCTCGGGCAATGCGCTGGAGGTCTACGTGGGTTACCTGCGCCGCAAAACCGAAGCCGACGGTGAGTCCCGGCTGATCCACACCGTGCGCGGGGTGGGTTACGTCCTGCGGGAGACACCGCCGTGA
- a CDS encoding S1C family serine protease, translated as MTNDPRYSPPPQQPGYPPAPNQTASVPSHAGSSGYAQGQQQPYNQQFDWRYRSQPSQTSQFRPPYEPFGNTGPGRIPGTGPMPGMPPGMPAAPEPRKRSRAGLLTAGALAIAVVSAGIGGAAATAIELGDHASGNGGGRVVGAAPSVPAANMPPGSVEQVASKVVPSVVMLETDIGRQSEEGSGIVLSTDGLILTNNHVVAAAAGSPKPPAGLPGAPVPPVAPGGPGGPTPKTTVTFSDGRTAPFTVVGTDPTSDIAVIRVQGMSGLTPISLGSSSDLHVGQPVVAIGSPLGLSGTVTTGIVSALNRPVSTTGESGNQNTVLDAIQTDAAINPGNSGGALVNMSGQLVGVNSAIATLGGESPDAQSGSIGLGFAIPVDQAKRIADELIATGKASHASLGVQVTSDKGTPGAKVVDVVAGGAAAAAGVPKNVVVTKVDDRPINSADALVAAVRSKAPGDKISLTFSDPAGGGSRTLPVTLGKADQ; from the coding sequence ATGACGAATGACCCGAGGTATTCGCCACCGCCGCAGCAGCCGGGATACCCTCCCGCGCCGAATCAGACTGCGTCCGTCCCGAGCCACGCGGGGTCCTCGGGCTATGCCCAGGGGCAGCAGCAGCCGTACAACCAGCAGTTTGACTGGCGCTATCGGTCGCAGCCGTCGCAGACGAGCCAGTTCCGTCCGCCCTACGAACCGTTCGGCAACACCGGCCCTGGCCGGATCCCCGGCACGGGTCCGATGCCCGGCATGCCGCCCGGTATGCCGGCCGCACCGGAACCGCGAAAGCGTTCTCGCGCAGGGCTTTTGACCGCCGGGGCGTTGGCCATCGCGGTGGTGTCGGCCGGTATCGGCGGCGCGGCGGCGACGGCGATCGAGCTCGGCGACCACGCCTCGGGCAACGGCGGCGGGCGGGTCGTGGGGGCGGCGCCCAGCGTCCCGGCCGCGAACATGCCACCGGGCAGCGTCGAACAGGTGGCCTCCAAGGTCGTGCCCAGCGTCGTGATGCTCGAGACCGATATCGGAAGGCAGTCGGAAGAGGGCTCCGGGATCGTCCTGTCGACCGACGGGCTGATCCTCACCAACAACCACGTCGTCGCGGCCGCGGCGGGATCGCCCAAGCCTCCTGCGGGTCTCCCCGGGGCTCCGGTGCCTCCCGTCGCGCCGGGCGGACCCGGCGGACCCACACCGAAGACCACGGTGACCTTCTCCGACGGTCGTACCGCCCCGTTCACGGTGGTCGGCACCGATCCCACCAGCGACATCGCCGTGATTCGCGTGCAGGGCATGTCCGGACTCACGCCCATTTCCCTGGGCTCCTCGTCGGATCTGCACGTCGGTCAGCCGGTGGTGGCGATCGGGTCGCCGCTGGGTCTGTCGGGCACGGTGACCACCGGGATCGTCAGCGCGCTGAACCGGCCGGTGTCCACGACGGGTGAGTCGGGCAACCAAAACACCGTGCTGGACGCCATTCAGACCGATGCCGCGATCAACCCCGGTAACTCCGGCGGCGCGTTGGTCAACATGAGCGGCCAGCTGGTGGGCGTCAACTCCGCGATCGCCACCCTCGGCGGCGAATCGCCGGACGCCCAGAGCGGCTCGATCGGGCTGGGCTTCGCGATCCCCGTCGACCAGGCCAAACGCATCGCCGACGAGTTGATCGCCACGGGCAAGGCGTCGCACGCCTCGCTCGGCGTCCAGGTGACCAGCGACAAGGGCACCCCGGGCGCCAAGGTCGTCGACGTCGTCGCGGGCGGCGCCGCCGCCGCCGCGGGCGTGCCGAAGAACGTGGTCGTCACCAAGGTCGACGACCGCCCGATCAACAGCGCAGACGCGTTGGTGGCCGCGGTGCGCTCCAAGGCGCCCGGCGACAAGATTTCGCTGACGTTCTCCGACCCCGCCGGCGGCGGGAGCCGGACTTTGCCGGTGACTCTCGGGAAGGCGGACCAGTAG
- a CDS encoding acyclic terpene utilization AtuA family protein produces the protein MASASGACVRIANCSGFYGDRLSAMREMLTGGEVDYLTGDYLAELTMLILGRDRMKHPERGYAKTFLTQLEDCLGEARDRGVRIVANAGGLNPAGLADAIRALAERLGIDARIAHVEGDDLLPRAAELGLGSPLTANAYLGAWGIVDCLAGGADVVVTGRVTDASVIVGAAAAHFGWHRTDYDQLAGAVVAGHVIECGVQATGGNYAFFTEIADLTHAGFPLAEVYADGSSVITKHPGSGGLVSVDTVTAQLLYEITGARYANPDVTARMDTVELAPDGPDRVRISGVRGEAPPPTYKVSLNSIGGFRNSMTFVLTGLDIEAKAELVRRQLDAALTVKPAELQWTLARTDHADADTEEAASALLHCVVRDPDPANVGRQFSSAAVELALASYPGFHVTAPPGDGQVYGVFTPGYVDADQVPHVAVHADGTRIDIPCATDTLVLAPAEPPPLPEPLPDGPLRRAPLGRIAGARSGDKGGSANVGVWVRTDEQWRWLAHTLTVERLKELLPEAADFDVTRHVLPNLRAVNFVIDGILGQGVAYQARFDPQAKGLGEWLRGRHLDIPESLLS, from the coding sequence ATGGCCTCTGCTTCGGGCGCTTGCGTCCGGATCGCGAACTGCTCCGGGTTCTACGGCGACCGGCTGTCGGCCATGCGCGAAATGCTCACCGGTGGCGAGGTCGACTACCTCACCGGCGACTACCTGGCCGAACTCACCATGCTCATCCTGGGCCGGGACCGGATGAAGCACCCCGAGCGCGGCTACGCCAAGACCTTCCTGACGCAACTCGAGGACTGCCTGGGCGAGGCCCGCGACCGCGGGGTCCGCATCGTGGCCAACGCCGGCGGCCTCAACCCGGCCGGGCTTGCCGACGCGATCCGCGCGCTGGCCGAGCGCCTGGGTATCGACGCCCGGATCGCGCACGTGGAAGGCGACGACCTGTTGCCCCGCGCCGCCGAACTGGGCCTGGGCAGCCCGCTGACCGCGAACGCCTACCTGGGCGCCTGGGGCATCGTCGACTGCCTGGCCGGCGGCGCCGACGTCGTCGTCACCGGCCGGGTCACCGACGCGTCGGTGATCGTCGGGGCGGCCGCCGCGCATTTCGGCTGGCATCGCACCGACTACGACCAGCTCGCCGGCGCCGTGGTCGCCGGCCACGTCATCGAATGCGGGGTCCAGGCCACCGGCGGCAACTACGCGTTCTTCACCGAAATCGCCGACCTCACCCACGCCGGTTTTCCCCTGGCCGAGGTCTATGCCGACGGATCCTCGGTGATCACCAAGCACCCCGGCAGCGGCGGTTTGGTCAGCGTCGACACCGTCACCGCCCAGCTGCTGTACGAGATCACCGGGGCGCGCTACGCCAACCCCGACGTCACCGCCCGGATGGACACCGTTGAGCTCGCGCCCGACGGTCCGGACCGGGTGCGCATCAGCGGCGTGCGCGGCGAAGCCCCGCCGCCCACCTACAAGGTGTCGCTGAACAGCATCGGCGGGTTTCGCAACTCGATGACCTTCGTGCTCACCGGCCTGGACATCGAGGCCAAGGCGGAGCTGGTGCGCCGGCAGCTCGACGCCGCGCTCACCGTCAAGCCCGCCGAACTGCAGTGGACCCTGGCCCGCACCGACCACGCCGACGCCGACACCGAGGAGGCCGCCAGCGCGCTGCTGCACTGCGTCGTGCGCGACCCCGATCCCGCTAATGTCGGACGCCAATTCTCCTCGGCCGCAGTCGAGTTGGCGCTGGCCAGCTATCCCGGCTTCCACGTGACCGCACCGCCGGGCGACGGCCAGGTCTACGGCGTGTTCACCCCCGGCTACGTCGACGCCGACCAGGTGCCGCACGTCGCGGTGCACGCCGACGGGACGCGCATCGACATCCCCTGCGCCACCGATACTTTGGTGTTGGCTCCGGCCGAACCCCCGCCGCTACCCGAGCCGCTTCCGGATGGCCCGCTGCGCAGGGCGCCACTCGGCCGCATCGCCGGCGCCCGCAGCGGCGACAAGGGCGGCTCCGCCAACGTCGGGGTGTGGGTCCGCACCGACGAGCAATGGCGGTGGCTGGCCCACACGTTGACCGTCGAACGGCTCAAGGAGCTGCTGCCCGAGGCGGCGGACTTCGATGTCACCCGCCACGTGTTGCCGAATCTGCGGGCGGTCAACTTCGTCATCGACGGCATCCTCGGCCAGGGCGTCGCCTACCAAGCCCGATTCGATCCTCAAGCCAAGGGGTTGGGCGAATGGCTGCGCGGCCGCCACCTCGACATCCCGGAGAGTCTGTTGTCATGA
- the rpmF gene encoding 50S ribosomal protein L32, which yields MAVPKRRMSRANTRSRRAQWKAEKTELVGVTVAGQRHKVPRRLLKAARLGLIDLDRR from the coding sequence ATGGCCGTACCCAAGCGCAGAATGTCGCGCGCGAACACCCGTAGCCGGCGCGCGCAGTGGAAGGCCGAGAAGACCGAACTCGTCGGTGTCACGGTCGCAGGTCAGCGGCACAAAGTGCCGCGCAGGCTGCTCAAGGCCGCCCGCCTCGGCCTGATCGACCTCGACCGCCGCTGA
- a CDS encoding acetyl/propionyl/methylcrotonyl-CoA carboxylase subunit alpha, translating to MITRVLVANRGEIARRVFATCRRLGLGTVAVYTDPDAGAPHVAEADARVRLPKTNDYLNAEAIIAAARAAGADAIHPGYGFLSENADFAAAVQHAGLTWIGPPVDAVRAMGSKIEAKKLMASAGVPVLDELDPDTVTQAQLPVLVKASAGGGGRGMRVVRELSALPAEVEAARREAQSAFGDPTVFCERYLPTGHHIEVQVMADTHGTVWAVGERECSIQRRHQKIIEEAPSPLVERTPGMRAKLFDAARLAAGAIGYTGAGTVEFLADDDGEFYFLEMNTRLQVEHPVTEETTGLDLVELQLAVADGARLDAESPAAQGHSIEARLYAEDPAREWQPQAGVMRAFEVPSVRAEFGSLGQRTGIRLDSGIADGFTVSIHYDPMLAKVISYAPTRRQAALVLADALTRARVHGLRTNRDLLVNVLRHPAFLDGATDTAFFDTHGLAELSAPLGDAAAVRLSAIAAALADAARNRALAPVLGAIPSGWRNLRSGYQVKTYGDDDGNEHRIQYRFDRTRLVLPDDPSVQLVSATAKAVVLRTDGVDHHFSVRRYDTSDSDVYVDSARGPVHLIALPRFPEPGSTVEKGSLVAPMPGNVIRLGAAIGDTVTAGQPLIWLEAMKMEHTITAPVDGVLAELDVKTGQQVEVGAVLARVEAPQSEGDPQ from the coding sequence ATGATTACTCGAGTTCTGGTTGCCAACCGTGGCGAGATCGCGCGCCGGGTGTTCGCCACGTGCCGCCGGCTGGGCCTGGGCACCGTCGCCGTCTACACCGACCCGGACGCCGGCGCGCCGCACGTCGCCGAGGCCGACGCCCGGGTGCGGCTGCCCAAGACCAACGACTATCTCAACGCCGAGGCCATCATCGCCGCGGCCCGCGCCGCCGGTGCCGACGCGATCCACCCCGGCTACGGGTTCCTCTCGGAGAACGCCGATTTCGCGGCCGCCGTCCAGCACGCCGGACTGACCTGGATCGGCCCGCCGGTGGACGCGGTGCGGGCGATGGGCTCCAAGATCGAGGCCAAGAAGCTGATGGCCTCCGCCGGCGTGCCCGTTCTCGACGAGCTCGATCCCGACACGGTCACCCAGGCGCAGCTGCCGGTGCTGGTCAAGGCCTCCGCGGGCGGGGGCGGGCGGGGCATGCGGGTGGTGCGCGAATTGTCCGCCCTGCCAGCAGAAGTCGAGGCAGCGCGCCGCGAAGCGCAGTCCGCGTTCGGCGATCCGACGGTGTTCTGCGAGCGCTACCTGCCCACCGGCCACCACATCGAGGTTCAGGTCATGGCCGACACCCACGGCACGGTGTGGGCCGTCGGGGAACGCGAGTGCTCGATTCAGCGCCGCCACCAGAAGATCATCGAGGAGGCCCCCTCCCCGCTGGTGGAGCGCACCCCGGGCATGCGCGCCAAGCTGTTCGACGCGGCGCGACTGGCCGCCGGCGCGATCGGCTACACCGGCGCCGGGACGGTGGAGTTCCTGGCCGACGACGATGGCGAGTTCTACTTCCTGGAGATGAACACGCGGCTACAGGTCGAGCACCCGGTCACCGAAGAGACGACCGGGCTCGACCTGGTGGAACTGCAGCTCGCGGTGGCCGACGGCGCCCGCCTCGACGCCGAATCTCCTGCCGCCCAGGGTCATTCGATCGAGGCCAGGCTCTACGCGGAGGATCCCGCACGCGAGTGGCAGCCCCAGGCCGGTGTTATGCGCGCGTTCGAGGTGCCCTCCGTGCGAGCCGAGTTCGGCTCGCTGGGACAACGGACCGGCATCCGGCTGGATTCGGGGATCGCCGACGGATTCACGGTGTCGATCCACTACGACCCGATGCTGGCCAAGGTCATCTCCTACGCCCCGACACGCCGCCAGGCGGCGCTGGTTCTCGCCGACGCGCTGACCCGAGCCCGGGTGCACGGGCTGCGCACCAACCGCGACCTGCTGGTGAATGTGTTACGGCATCCAGCGTTCCTCGACGGCGCCACCGACACAGCGTTTTTCGACACGCACGGCCTGGCCGAACTATCGGCGCCGCTGGGTGACGCCGCAGCGGTTCGTCTGTCGGCGATCGCCGCCGCCCTCGCCGACGCCGCGCGCAACCGAGCGCTCGCCCCGGTGTTGGGTGCCATCCCCAGCGGCTGGCGAAACCTGCGGTCGGGTTATCAGGTCAAGACCTACGGTGACGATGACGGCAACGAACACCGCATCCAATACCGGTTCGACAGAACCCGGTTGGTCCTGCCCGACGATCCTTCGGTGCAATTGGTGTCGGCCACGGCGAAAGCAGTGGTATTGAGGACGGACGGCGTCGACCACCACTTCTCGGTGCGGCGCTACGACACCAGCGATTCCGACGTCTACGTCGACTCCGCGCGCGGACCGGTGCACCTGATCGCGCTGCCGCGCTTCCCCGAGCCCGGTTCGACCGTCGAAAAGGGATCGCTGGTCGCCCCCATGCCCGGCAACGTCATCCGACTCGGCGCCGCGATCGGCGACACCGTCACCGCCGGTCAACCACTGATCTGGTTGGAAGCCATGAAGATGGAACACACCATCACAGCACCGGTCGACGGCGTTCTCGCCGAACTCGACGTCAAGACCGGTCAGCAAGTCGAAGTGGGCGCCGTACTGGCAAGAGTCGAAGCGCCGCAATCAGAAGGAGATCCCCAGTGA
- a CDS encoding HAMP domain-containing sensor histidine kinase: MIKFPRPPRPPMRPPLRATPSLSLRWRVMLLAMSMVAMVVVLMAFAVYAVISAALYSDIDNQLQSRAQLLIASGSLAADPGKAIEGTAYSDVNAILVNPGHAIYTAQQPGQTLPVGPAEKAVIHGDLFMSRRTAGDQRILAVHLQNGTSLLISKSLKPTEAVMNKLRWVLLIVGGVGVAVAAVAGGMVTRAGLRPVGRLTEAAERVARTDDLRPIPVFGSDELARLTESFNLMLRALAESRERQARLVTDAGHELRTPLTSLRTNVELLMASMEPGAPRLPEQEMVDLRADVVAQIEELSTLVGDLVDLTRDDAGQVVHEPVDMSDVVDRSLERVRRRRNDIHFDVDVTPWQMYGDAAGLSRAVLNLLDNAAKWSPPGGHVGVTMRQLDPSHAELVVADHGPGIPPQERRLVFERFYRSTTARAMPGSGLGLAIVKKVVLNHGGLLRVEDTVPGGQPPGTSFYVLLPGRPLPPATYSATEPEAGQVDAATEAGGPAAGDEANSGESANVISVDSQSARAR, translated from the coding sequence ATGATCAAGTTCCCCCGACCTCCGCGCCCACCCATGCGCCCACCGCTGCGCGCGACCCCGTCGCTGTCGTTGCGGTGGCGGGTCATGCTGCTGGCGATGTCGATGGTCGCCATGGTCGTGGTGCTAATGGCGTTCGCCGTCTACGCCGTGATTTCGGCCGCGCTCTACAGCGACATCGACAACCAACTGCAAAGCCGGGCCCAGCTGCTGATCGCCAGCGGTTCCCTGGCCGCGGACCCCGGCAAGGCGATCGAAGGCACCGCCTATTCGGACGTCAACGCGATTTTGGTGAACCCGGGCCACGCCATCTACACCGCCCAGCAGCCCGGTCAGACCCTGCCGGTCGGTCCGGCGGAGAAGGCGGTCATCCACGGCGATCTGTTCATGTCGCGGCGCACCGCCGGCGATCAGCGGATCCTCGCCGTCCACCTGCAGAACGGCACCTCGCTGCTGATCTCCAAGAGCCTCAAGCCGACCGAGGCGGTGATGAACAAACTGCGCTGGGTGCTGCTGATCGTCGGCGGCGTCGGGGTGGCCGTCGCCGCGGTCGCGGGCGGCATGGTCACCCGGGCCGGCCTGCGCCCGGTGGGCCGCCTGACCGAAGCGGCCGAACGCGTCGCGCGCACCGACGACCTGCGACCCATCCCCGTGTTCGGCAGCGACGAATTGGCCCGGCTCACCGAGTCGTTCAACCTGATGCTGCGGGCGTTGGCCGAATCGCGGGAACGGCAGGCGCGGCTGGTCACCGACGCCGGGCATGAACTGCGCACCCCGCTGACGTCGCTGCGGACGAACGTCGAGCTGCTGATGGCGTCGATGGAACCCGGAGCGCCGCGGCTACCCGAACAGGAGATGGTCGACCTGCGCGCCGACGTGGTCGCTCAGATCGAGGAATTGTCCACGCTGGTAGGCGATTTGGTGGACCTCACCCGCGACGACGCCGGCCAGGTGGTGCACGAGCCGGTCGACATGTCCGACGTGGTCGACCGCAGCCTGGAGCGAGTCAGGCGGCGCCGCAACGACATTCACTTCGACGTCGACGTGACGCCGTGGCAGATGTACGGCGACGCCGCCGGCCTGTCGCGTGCGGTCCTGAACCTGTTGGACAACGCGGCCAAGTGGAGCCCGCCGGGCGGTCACGTCGGCGTCACCATGCGGCAACTCGACCCGTCGCACGCCGAGCTGGTGGTCGCCGACCACGGCCCCGGGATTCCACCGCAAGAGCGCCGGCTGGTGTTCGAGCGGTTCTATCGTTCGACGACGGCACGGGCCATGCCCGGCTCCGGCCTCGGGCTGGCGATCGTCAAGAAGGTCGTGCTCAACCACGGCGGCTTGCTGCGCGTCGAGGACACCGTCCCGGGCGGCCAGCCCCCGGGTACCTCCTTCTATGTGCTGCTGCCCGGACGGCCACTGCCGCCGGCGACATACTCCGCGACCGAGCCGGAGGCCGGCCAGGTAGACGCCGCGACCGAGGCGGGCGGGCCGGCGGCCGGCGACGAGGCGAACTCTGGGGAATCGGCGAACGTTATCTCAGTGGACTCTCAGTCCGCGCGGGCAAGGTAG
- a CDS encoding acyl-CoA carboxylase subunit beta, whose protein sequence is MTTLQSTLNHDDAEFTEAASAAIAKLDEIDAELANALAGGGPKYVERHHDRGKLTARERIELLVDADSPFLELSPLAAWGSAFKVGASTVTGIGVVEGVECMIVANDPTVKGGTSNPWTLKKILRANQIAFENRLPVISLVESGGADLPTQKEIFIPGGRMFRDLTRLSAAGIPTIALVFGNSTAGGAYVPGMSDHVVMIKERSKVFLAGPPLVKMATGEESDDESLGGAEMHARISGLADYFAVDELDAIRIGRRIVARLNWTKQGPKPKPITEPLFDTEELIGIVPADLRIPFDPREVIARIVDGSEFDEFKPLYGSSLVTGWAQLHGYPIGILANARGVLFSEESQKATQFIQLANRSNTPLLFLHNTTGYMVGKDYEEGGMIKHGSMMINAVSNSTVPHISLLIGASYGAGHYGMCGRAYDPRFLFAWPTSKSAVMGGAQLSGVLSIVARAAAEARGQQVDEEADAAMRAAVEGQIEAESLPLVLSGMLYDDGVIDPRDTRTVLGICLSAIANGPIKGTSNFGVFRM, encoded by the coding sequence ATGACCACCCTGCAATCCACGCTGAACCACGACGACGCCGAGTTCACCGAGGCCGCGTCGGCGGCGATCGCGAAACTCGACGAGATCGACGCCGAGCTGGCCAATGCGCTGGCGGGCGGCGGACCCAAATACGTTGAGCGTCACCACGACCGCGGCAAACTGACCGCGCGTGAGCGCATCGAGTTGCTCGTCGACGCGGACTCGCCGTTCCTGGAGCTCAGCCCGCTGGCCGCCTGGGGCAGCGCCTTCAAGGTCGGCGCCAGCACCGTCACCGGCATCGGCGTGGTCGAGGGCGTCGAATGCATGATCGTCGCCAACGACCCGACGGTCAAAGGCGGCACCAGCAACCCATGGACCCTGAAGAAGATCCTGCGGGCCAACCAGATCGCCTTCGAGAACCGGCTTCCGGTGATTTCGCTGGTGGAATCCGGCGGCGCCGACCTGCCCACCCAGAAGGAGATCTTCATCCCCGGCGGGCGGATGTTCCGCGACCTGACCAGGCTTTCGGCGGCCGGGATCCCCACCATCGCTTTGGTGTTCGGTAACTCCACCGCGGGCGGCGCCTACGTCCCGGGGATGTCCGATCACGTGGTGATGATCAAGGAACGCTCCAAGGTGTTCCTCGCCGGTCCCCCATTGGTGAAGATGGCCACCGGCGAGGAGTCCGACGACGAATCGCTGGGCGGCGCCGAGATGCACGCCCGGATCTCGGGTTTGGCCGACTACTTCGCGGTCGACGAACTCGACGCCATCCGCATCGGCCGCCGCATCGTCGCCCGGCTGAATTGGACCAAGCAAGGCCCGAAACCCAAGCCGATCACCGAGCCGTTATTCGACACCGAGGAGCTCATCGGCATCGTCCCCGCGGATCTGCGCATCCCATTCGATCCCCGCGAAGTGATCGCCCGGATTGTCGACGGATCCGAATTCGACGAATTCAAGCCGCTGTACGGCTCCTCACTGGTGACGGGCTGGGCCCAGTTGCACGGCTACCCGATCGGGATCCTGGCCAACGCGCGCGGCGTGCTGTTCAGCGAGGAGTCGCAAAAGGCCACGCAGTTCATCCAGCTGGCCAACCGCTCCAACACGCCACTGCTGTTCCTGCACAACACCACCGGCTACATGGTGGGCAAGGACTACGAGGAGGGCGGGATGATCAAGCACGGCTCGATGATGATCAATGCCGTGTCCAATTCGACCGTCCCCCACATCTCGCTGCTGATCGGCGCCTCCTACGGCGCGGGCCACTACGGCATGTGCGGCCGTGCCTACGATCCGCGGTTCCTGTTCGCCTGGCCGACGTCGAAGTCCGCGGTGATGGGTGGCGCCCAGCTCTCGGGGGTGCTGTCGATCGTGGCCCGCGCGGCCGCGGAAGCCCGCGGCCAGCAGGTCGACGAGGAGGCCGACGCGGCGATGCGGGCCGCGGTCGAGGGCCAGATCGAGGCGGAGTCGCTGCCGCTGGTGTTGTCCGGGATGCTCTACGACGACGGGGTGATCGACCCACGGGACACCCGGACCGTGCTGGGAATCTGTTTGTCCGCCATCGCCAATGGCCCGATCAAGGGGACGTCGAACTTCGGCGTCTTCCGGATGTGA